The following nucleotide sequence is from Nitrospira sp..
CCATGTATCGACACCTACTGAGGAAGCTCTGACGCGTTCGGTGATCGCGCGCCTTCTTGCCGAACACTCTGTTGGAGAGGATGAACCAGTCGTTGCATACCGGGGAGCGCATCGGTGGGTCCCGACATTCCAACCGGTGAAGCTCGAACATTCTGACGAACAGCCGGCCTTACTGCGAACACAAGGTGTCTATCTCATCACCGGGGGGCTTGGAGGAGTCGGTCTTCAACTTGCCGACTATCTCGTCAGAACCGTCAAGGCGCGCCTTGTCCTCATAAGTCGGTCAAAGCCGACGGAAGGACAGGTGCAGCGGCTGAAGGCGCTGGAACAAGGCGGCGGGGAAATTCTCACCATTCAGGCGCATGTAGCCGATGAGCAGCAGATGCGGCTTGCACTGGCGCAGGCTTTGGAGCGGTTCGGTGCGGTGCACGGAGTGATACATGCCGCCGCGGTACCAGGTGGAGGGCTGATCGACCTCAAAACCGTGGAGACTGTGGAGGCTGAGTTTGCTCCCAAAGTGGCCGGCGCTTTCGTCCTCGACCATGTGTTTCGGAAAGTACCCTTGGACTTCATCTGCTTCTGTTCCTCTTTGAGTGCGTTGACCGGAGGAGTGGGGCAAGTCGGCTATTGTGCCGCCAACGCCGCCTTAGACGCGATGGCTCACGCATTCTCGAAGCGCGGGAGGCGCGTCATTTCAGTGAATTTTGATCGATGGAACCAGGTTGGAATGGCGGTGCAAGCAGAAGCCAGGTTGAAAACCCTACAGATCGATGCTTCAGAATTCGACGGCATGGCTGCATCGGAAGCGCAGGATGTGTTCGGCAGGATATTGCAGGGAGGGACGTCATCACAGGTGATCGTGTCCGTTCGCGACTGTTCATCCCTTGTGAGGCAAAGCGCCGGAACTGCGCTGTCTCATGTCGTTGGTTTCGCCGCCCACAAGCGGGACGCGAGCCAAGAGTTACTCCGTGCCAAGGCAGACCAGATAGCCGGCGCGACGATTGAAGAAACAGTGACGCTTGTCTGGCAACAAATTCTCGGGGTCGATCGCGTCGGTCTGCGTGACGACTTTTTCACGTTGGGCGGCGAGTCACTGGCCGCTCTGCAGATCTTGAACCGCGTACAGGACATGTTCGGCATGGAGGTCTCGCTCAAGAAGTTTTTTGAATCTCCGACGGTCGCCGGACTCTCCGAGCAAATCCGGCGAGAACAAGGGGGTGGCGTCACGGCGGTACCGGACATTGTTCCGCTTCCTCGAAAAGCTCGTGCTCAACGGAGCGGTGCCATGCATTCGAGTGTCCCGCGCGGACCGGAATCATGAGGAACGCACGACCATGAGTTTGATCCGCTTCTTGTACCGCAATTCATGGCGACTGGTCATGCTCTCCACGGTCGCAGGATTGATCAGTGGCCTGGCAAGCGCGGGGATTATCGCCTTTATCAATGCTGCGCTGGAGGAGAGCCAGCGCACAGTGGCTCTCGGTCTGAGTTTTCTTGGAGGTGTCGTGCTCGTGGTGGTCACGAAGGCCTTTTCGGAGGTGGTGTTGACGCGATTGGGACAAGACATCATCGCGCAGTTGCGGGTACATCTCAGTGAGCAGATTCTTCGTGCGCCTTTTCGACAGGTGCAGGAACTCGGTCGCCATCGATTGCTGGCCTCGCTCAACGAAGACACGGACGTCATTGCTCAGGCCTACGTGCAAATTCCGTTGATTTGTGTGAACGGCGCGACGGTTGTTGGATGCCTGGCGTATCTCGGATGGCTTTCCTGGCCGATGCTGGCCATCGTCCTCGGCTTCATGGTCTTCGGCGCTCTTTCGTTCCAGGCGCAGGAAAAGCAAGCGCTACACTCGTTCAAACAGGCTCGAGAAACAGACGATACCCTCTTTCGACATTTTCAATCGATCCTCGAGGGCATCAAAGAGCTCAAGCTGCATCGTGAACGTCGCCATGCATTTCTCGCCACGGCACTCCGTCCGACAGTGACTGCCTACAAGCGGGATTTCGTCAAGGGCATGACGGTGTACGCCATCGCCACAAACTGGGGGATGTTTTTGTTTTATGCGGTCATCGGGCTTGCTCTGTTTGTCCTCCCCGAGTGGCTTGCGCTGACTCCGCAGGCGGTCGCGGGATCGACGCTCGTGCTCCTGTATCTGATGGGGCCGTTTGCGCAGATTGTTGAAACCCTTCCGAGTGTCGGTCGCGCAAATGTGGCACTGGAAAAAGTCGAGGCGTTGGGGCTGTCGCTGGAAACGGCCTCCGCGCAGGACCAGATCGAGAAACGTGAAACGGTCAGGACCATCGGCATGGGTGGACCCGTTCTCAACGTCACGTGGAAGCGGATCGAGATGGTCGGTGTGACGCATCGGTACTATCGGGAGGAGGAAGGCAGTTTTCATCTCGGTCCGATCGAGCTCTGCTTCACACCGGGTGAGCTGGTATTTCTTGTGGGAGGAAACGGCAGTGGAAAAACGACGCTTGCTCTGCTTCTGCTGGGTCTCTATGCACCGGAATCAGGGACGATTCGTCTCGACGGAGTTCCGATCGACGAAGTCAACCGCGAAAATTATCGTCAGCTCTTCTCAGCCGTCTTCTCGGATTACCATCTGTTCGACAGGTTGTTCGGTTTGCACCAGCCCGGTCTCGATACGCAAGCACACGAATACGTGGACCGTCTGCAGCTTCGCGACAAGGTGCAGATCAGAGACGGAGAGTTGTCCACGCAGGCGCTTTCACAAGGACAACGCAAGCGCCTGGCATTGTTGACCGCCTATCTCGAGGACCGTCCGTTCTATGTGTTCGATGAGTGGGCCGCCGATCAGGATCCGATTTTTCGCCGAGTGTTCTATGAGGAGCTGCTGCCTGACTTGAAGGCACGCGGAAAAACAGCATTGGTCATTACTCATGATGATCAGTACTTTTCTGTCGCGGACCGATGTCTCCGGATGGATCTAGGAAAGATCACAACAGTGGCGGAAGGAGTGGGCGCATTTCGATAACCGGCATCGCCGTCGTCATGCGGCAATCGGCTCGATCGCCGTCAAAATGCCGCACGTGTGAAGGAAGGAGCCCGTCATGACCGTTCATGTGGATGAGTTGAAGAAGATGTTCCCGACAAAGCCGCACTCTGTGACGGAGGAAAGAGAACACAATCCATATCTCAAGCGACAGGCAGGGCGGGAGTCGAACGCCCGCAGTTACCCGAGGCGGCTCCCGTTGGCCCTCAGCAAGGCCAAGGGGATCTACGTGCAGGATACCGACGGCCGCACGTACATTGATTGTCTCGCCGGCGCCGGTGCACTGACATTGGGGCACAACCACCCGGTTGTATTGGACGCCATCCAGCAATTGTTGCAGGAAGGCGTACCCTTCCAGACGCTGGATCTGACGACGCCGGTGAAAGACCGCTTCGTCGACGCGCTCTTCGGGGCACTGCCGAAAGCGTTCGCGGAAGAGGCGCGTATCCAGTTCTGCGGGCCGTCAGGAGCCGACGCGGTGGAGGCTGCCGTCAAACTGGTGAAGACAGCGACGGGGCGACGAACGATTCTGTCGTTTCATGGCGCCTATCATGGAATGACGCACGGCGGTTTGGCGCTGACCGGCCACTTGGGACCAAAAGCCGCCGTCAGCGGTCTGATGCCGGATGTTCAGTTCCTTCCGTATCCCTACGATTATCGTTGTCCGTTCGGTGTCGGCGGCGAGGAAGGACACCGCCTCTCCAGCACCTATATCGAGCGGTTACTCGACGATCCGAACAGCGGTGTCGTGTCCCCGGCGGCTGTGATCTTGGAAGTGGTTCAGGGTGAGGGCGGTGTGATTCCTTCGCCTGATACCTGGCTCAGGGACATTCGGCGGATCACAAAAGATCGCAACATTCCACTGATCATCGATGAGATTCAGACCGGACTGGGACGGACCGGGTCGATGTTTGCATTCGAACGGGCCGGGATCATTCCCGACGCGTTGGTGCTGTCCAAGGCAATTGGAGGGGGGCTGCCGTTGAGCGTGGTGGTGTATGGAGCCGAGCTGGATCAGTGGCAGCCGGGAGCTCATGCCGGCACCTTCCGCGGAAACCAGATGGCGATGGCTGCGGGTGCGGCAACTATCGAATTCGTCCGAACCCATCGTCTCGATCAGCATGCTCAGATCATGGGAGAGCGTCTCTTGTCGCATCTGCGCAATGCCCAGGCATCGTCGCACAGCTTCGGCGACGTACGAGGGCGTGGGTTGATGATCGGTGTTGAAATCGTCGATATCAACGCGCGCCCCGACGCCCGAGGAAGCTATCCTGCGGCTCCGGAACTCGCGAGAAAGATTCAATCTCAGGCCCTCAATCGCGGTCTGATCCTCGAACTGGGAGGACGCAACGGCACGGTCGTGCGATTTCTATCACCGCTCATCGTCACAGCAGAAGAAGTGGATACGATTGCCCGCACTTTCTGCGAAGCAGTCCGCGCAGCGGAGCAAGATTCACGTTCATGAAGCGCGTGGTTTTTCCATCGGTCCTCCTCGTCCTCGTTTTGGCGGGAGGCTTCGGCTACGCCGTGACGACGATTCGAGCCTCGTTGCCGATGTTGGACGGCAAATTGGACGTCACGAGCCTGCGCGAACCGGTCACGGTCACCTCGGATGCTTACGGTATTCCCACGATTGCGGCCCGTTCGCGAGAAGACGCGATCCGCGCGCTCGGTTACGTCACTGCGCGTGATCGTCTGTTTCAGATGGACTTGTTGCGGCGTACCGCTTCAGGGCGGCTGGCCGAGATTTTCGGCGAGGCGATGCGTCAAACCGATCTTAAGCAACGGACCTTTGGATTCAGCGGAACAGCCAAAGCCATTGCTGTGCAGCTGCCTCAAGATCAAAGAGCTGTCCTCGAAGCCTACACGGACGGAGTGAACGACTACCTGACTCAGATGCAGACGCCGCCGTTCGAGTTTGTCCTGCTCGGCTATGCACCGGAACATTGGAAAGCAGAGGACAGTCTTCTGATCTTGCTGGAAATGTTCCATATGCTGAACGGGGCCGACGGGGAAGAGCGGATGAAAACGGTGATGAAGGAGGCGTTACCTTCCGAAGTCGTCGCGTTTCTCGTCCCGGAGACTGATCCTTATACGGACGCGTTGTTGAGCAGGAGGTCTAAAAGTTCTATGCGTCCGCCGATTCCTGTACGGGCATTGAGGGCTCTCAGACGGCCTGTCGATCAGGTGCAGGCTCGGCGAACGGCCATGGTCCGTTTCGGCAGGAGTGGATTGGGTTCGAACGGGTGGGCCGTCCATGGGGCCATGATGGCGGACGGCCGAGCCGTTCTCGCGAGCGACATGCACTTGGATATGGCGGTTCCCAATATCTGGTACCGTCTCCAGCTTCGATACGAACAGGTCGAGATCGCCGGTGTCATGGTGCCAGGTATTCCGGTCGTCGTTGCGGGCACGAACGGTTTTGTGGCGTGGGGTGTGACGAATGTGGAGGGAGATTTTTTGGACCTTATACGACTGGAAATCAATCCAGCCGATTCAAACGAGTACAAGACTCCGGGAGGATGGAAACGGTTTACGAGTCGGCGCGAAATCATCAAGGTGAAGGAGGCTCCTCACTCTATGGTGGAGCTCAACGATACCATCTGGGGCCCTGTGTCACGGGATCCTCTATTGAAGGGGCCTGTGGCCGTTCGCTGGACCGCACTCGATCCGGAAGCGGTTGATCTCGGTCAGCTCGCTATGGATCGGGTCCGGTCGGTGAGCGAGGCCATAGCCGTGATGAACCATGCCGGCGGTCCGCCAAGTAATGTCATTCTTGCCGACAGTAGCGGCCATATTGCTTGGACCTACACAGGCAGAATTCCCGTGCGTCGCGGATTTGACGGGTCAGTCAGTGTTTCCTGGGCGGACGGCCGCTCCGATTGGAGAGGATATGTGTCTCCGGAGGCCTTACCCAGCATTGTCGATCCTCCGTCGGGGTTTGTCGTCAGCGCGAATCAACGCATGTTGGATGTCTCCTATCCCTACGTGGTCGGCCATTCTTTTGCCAATGGGTATCGCGCGTTCAGAATCTCGCAGAGACTGGCGTCCATGACAAAAATCAGGGAGCGGGATCTGTTTGACCTACAATTGGATTCGACCAGTCAATTCTATGAGTTCTACAGGCAACTTGCGCAAGATCTCCTAACGGACGGTGTGATTCAACGCAACCCGTCTTTAATGAACGCCCGGCATGCCTTCGCGGCCTGGAACGGGAAGGCGGACGCCGACAGCCGTGGCTTCGCGCTTGTACTCCGCTTTAGTGAACTGCTGTCACGCTCGGTGTTTGCTCCTTATTTGTCCTCTTGTCATGAGCGCGACGCGCAGTTCAGCTACGACGGCGATTTGGACACTCCGTTACGTGAACTTTTGACGACGCAAATCCCGGAGCTGAATCCGGATCCAGGCCGTTTTTCCAGTTGGTCGGAATTTCTTCTGAACGTAGTCGAGCAAAGTGTCTGGGAATTGGAGGAGGAATATCCCTCTGTGTCACTGACCGAGCTCACTTGGGGACAACTGAATCGTGTAAGGATCGAGCATCCTCTCGCCGAGGCATTGCCAGGACTGGGGTACATCCTCAACATGCCGGATGAACCTGCGTCGGGATGCGGGCAGTGCATTCGGGTGATGCAGGATGGTCTCGGAGCGAGTCAAAGGCTCGTGGTATCCCCTGGCCATCAAGACGAGGGCATTCTCCATATGCCCGGTGGACAGTCCGGACATCCGCTCTCACCACACTATCGGGATCAGCAACGTTACTGGAGTGAAGGGCTGCCGCTACCGTTTTTGGCCGGGACGCCGGTCCATACGCTAACGCTGGTTCCTCGTTCACGTACCACACAGATGGCCGCTGTACAGAAACCGATATCCGCCGAACGTCAATTACACCAGGAGGAGGACCGATGAACAGCGAAGAACGCGAAGACACGACCATTTACAAGGTAGTGGTGAATCATGAAGAGCAATACTCGATCTGGCCATCCTATCGCGAGAATCCGCTGGGCTGGAGAGACGAGGGGAAAACCGGGCTCAAGGCCGAATGTCTCGCCCATATCGCGGAAGTATGGACCGATATGCGTCCGTTGAGTTTGAGGAAATGGATGGACGAACAGCCCAAGGCGGAAAAATCGACATCCTCATGCTGACCGTCTCACGCGTATCTCCATGGATCGTCACCCCTCGGCCCGTCAGCTCGGGAACGCGTTTAATTTGTTTCCCGTATGCAGGCGCGGGAGCCTCTGTCTTCCGAGGCTGGGCCGACAGTGAGTTCTTGGCGGATATCGAAGTCTGTGCCGTTCAGCTTCCTGGACGGGAGGCCAGGATCACCGAGTCGTCTGTCGGTGATTTGCGTCAGCTGGTGTCTCTGTTGCGCGAAGCCTTGAAACCCTACATGGATCGACCCTGTGCATTTTTTGGTCACAGTATCGGCGCGTTGGTAAGCTTTGAATTAGCCCGTGAGTTACGCCGGAGCGATGGAATCGAGCCAAGTCATCTGTTCGTATCCGGCGGTCCTGCCCCGCATCTTCCCTGTTCGGAGAGGATGTGTGACCTGTCGGAGGATGAATTTCTTGAGCGGCTGCATCGGTTCAACGGCACGCCGCCCGAGGTCCTGAACCACCCGGAACTGATGCACATGATGCTTCCAGTGCTTCGGGCAGATTTCTCGCTCCGTGACCTGTATGTGTACCGAGAAGAGCCTCCGTTGAGCTGTCCCATCACTACATTCGGGGGGATGAGCGATACACATGTGGATAGTCTGATGTTGCGGGCTTGGCAGCAACATACTCGCGAACGATTTCAATTGTGGCTGTTTCAAGGAGATCATTTCTTCATGCGGAGCGCGCAGGGACCACTGCTGGAGGTGCTCTCTACGGCGTTATCCCCATATCGAGAGGTTGCGCGATGACGATGACGGTCGTAGTCACGGAACGATTCGTCGCAACGACGCATGTGGAGGAGCATCATGCACGCTCATCACAATAATATTTCGCCGATACCCGTCGAGGAAACATGTGGAGAGGCAGTCGCTCAGCTGTCTTGCCGGGTGAGTTCCTTGGCCTCGAACACCCTTCTTCCTGTCGTGGTCAGTCCCACGGAAAATCGTTCGTTGGCTGAATACCGAGACGTTATTGAACAGACGGTGAGCACATATCTGTCGACCGTGGGAGGCCTGCTGTTCAGGGGGTTTCCTATAGAATCGGCGGCTGACTTCGAAGCGTTGGTCAAGACGATTTCGCCTGACCTGGCTTCCTACGAGTTTGGATCAACACCCCGGTCGAAGGTCCACAATCAGATTTATACCTCGACGGAATATCCTCCACATCAGCACATCCCCCTGCACAACGAACAAGCCTATACCACCGAATGGCCGATGAAAATCTGGTTTTATTGCGCGCAGGCGTCGCCGGAAGGCGGCTACACGCCGATCGCGGACAGCCGCGAGGTGTATCGGCACATTCCGGTCCGCATCAGAGAGCGGTTCATCGAGAAGGGTGTGATGTATGTACGCAACTACGGGAACGGACTGGACGTGCCCTGGACCAAAGTGTTCAACACCGTGGACCGTCGAGTCGTGGAACGGTTCTGCCGTGCGGCTGGGATCGCCTATGAATGGAAACCGGACGGAGAACTCCGCACGCGTCAGGTCTGCCAGGCCGTCGCCGTCCATCCCCGCACCAACGAAACGGTGTGGTTCAACCAAGCGCATCTGTTCCATGTCTCGAATTTGGAGCCAGCCGTCCGCGAGGCGCTGCTGTCCGTCGTCAGTGAGGCGGATCTGCCTCGGCAGGCCTGTTACGGAGACGGAACCGCGATCGAGGAGGCTGTATTGGACGAGATCCGGGACGCCTATCACTGCCGTGCCGTCCAGTTCCCATGGCAGGAAGGCGATGTATTGATGCTGGACAACATGCTGGCGGCGCATGGACGCACGCCGTTCAAGGGACCGAGAAAAGTTCTGGTGGCGATGGCTGAGTCGAGCAAGAGTTGACGATGAGATCGACACGTTCCCACGCACTGATCACCCGCGCAACGGCGCCGGCCGAACCTCACTCGAATGAGGACGTCTTTCCCGCGAGTTTCGCGCAGCAGCGATTGTGGTTTCTTTCCCAGCTGGAACCGGACAGCGCCGCGTACAATACGGCGCTGGCGGTACGGTTGCGAGGCCCACTCAACCGAACGGCACTGGCGCAGAGTCTTGACGAAATCATCCAGCGGCATGAAATTCTGCGCACGACTTTCGATGAGGTGGACGGGGAGTTGGTTCAAGTTATCGCCGAGGATCGCGCGATAGATCTGTCGGTGGTGGATTTCAGCCTCGAGTCGCCGACTGAACGCGAAGTTTCGGCAGCCGCAGCGGCGCGGGCGGAAGCGCATCGTTCCTTCGATCTTCGCACCGGACCCTTGATGCGGGTGCGTCTGCTCAAACTGGGACCACAGGACCATATGTTGGTCCTGACGCTGCACCATATCGTCTGCGACGGGTGGTCGTCGCAGATTCTCGCGCGAGAATTCGTGGCCCTCTACGAGGCATTTGATTCGGGCCTGCCGTCACCGCTACCTCCCTTACCGATTCAATACGCTGATTACGCGGTCTGGCAGCGCGGGTGGCTGCAAGGACCGGTGATCGAGGACCGGCTGGCCTACTGGAAAGAGAAGTTGAAAGGCAGCCTGCCGGTTCTCGACTTGCCGAGAGACCATCCGCGCCCAGCCGTGCAGAGCGACCGGGGCGCACGCTTTTCTTTTTCTGTATCGCGTGTTCTGACCGATCGGCTGCACGCGCTGAGCCGCAAACAGGGCGTGACGCTCTTCATGACGCTTGCCGCGGCCTTCCAGTTGTTGCTGATGCGGTACAGCGGCCTCGACGATTTTTGCCTCGGCACGCCGGTGGCAAACCGGCCGAAACGGGAGACTGAGTCGTTGATCGGCTTTTTCGCCAACACGCTCGTCCTGAGGGCGGATCTTTCGGGCAATCCGCCGTTCGTCGATCTGTTGGTGCGTGTACAGGAAACGGTTCTCGGTGCGCAGGCTCATCAAGACTTGCCGTTTGAGCAACTGGTGGACGCACTGCGGCCGGCCCGTGCGCTCAGTCATACGCCGCTGTTCCAGGTGATGTTTGCGCTGCAGACTTCGCTGGCCAAGACGCTGGCGATCACGTCGTTGGACGTCAGCGCGATGGAGTTGGATGCCGGAGGCGCCAAGTTCGATCTGTCGCTTGATATGACGGAGGACAAGACCGGACTGGATTGCGCGTTCGAGTACAACCAGGATCTGTTCGATCAGGAGACCGTAGCCAGGATGGCGGCTCACCTGCAGCAACTTCTGGACAGTATCGTCGATCATCCGCAGGCTCGTCTCAGTGAACTCACGATGCTTTCGACGGCAGAGCGTCGGAAGATTCTGATCGATTGGAACGACACGTCGGTCCCAGGTTTTGAGGACGGTCAGATCGTCCGTCTGTTTGAAGCGCAGGCGGCGCGATCGCCGGAGGCCGTGGCCGTTACTTGCGACAAGGAAACACTCAGCTATCGGGATTTGAACGATCGCGCTGATCGGATTGCCCGCGCACTTTCGATTGCCGGTGTCGGCTGCGAGACCGTCGTCGCCGTGCTCGGCGAACGTGGCATCGACTATGTGGCTATGATGGTGGCTCTGTGGAAGTGCGGAGGGGTCTACCTGCCGCTCGATCCCGGACATCCGCCCCCACGAGGGATATCCATTCTCGAAGCGAGCAGGGCTTCGATGGTGTTGACGACGGAGGCATGGGTACCCAGAGCACATGACATGATCGCTCAGATGCCACAGGACGCGCGGCCTGCGGTGCTCACAGTCGAGGCCTGTCTCTCAGAAGAGCCGGTTCTGTTTAGGGAGCGAGCCACGTGGCCGCCTGCGAGGTTGGCCTACGTGATCTATACGAGTGGCTCAACCGGTGTTCCGAAGGGAGCGATGGTGACCGACCTGGGGCTGCTCAATCATCTTCGGAGCAAGATTTCTATGCTCCGGCTTGGACCGACCGATATCATCGCACAAACCGCCTCCCAGGGATTCGATATCTCCGTCTGGCAGCTCACGGCTTCGCTCCTCTGCGGCGCCCGTACACTCATCGTGCCCGACGAAGTAGCCCGCGATCCCGAGCAGTTGCTTCACCATGTGGGTACGCAGGAAGTGACCGTCCTCGAAACAGTCCCGGCTTTGCTGGAAGGCATGCTCGATAAAGCCGCTGCGGCCGGAGCTGAAGCACCGACATTAGCCCGACTGCGATGGCTGGTGCCTACGGGCGAAGCTCTGCCGCCTGCCCTAATCAACCGGTGGTTCGAGCAATACCCGCATGTGCCGTTGATCAACGCCTATGGACCGGCCGAATGCGCCGATGATGTTGCCATGGCGACGATCACAACTCCGCCGGACGAAACGTACGCTCATGCTCCGATCGGCAAGCCCATCGCCAACCTTCGTGGCTATGTCGTGGACAGCTGGCTGGAACCGGTGCCGATTGGTGCCGCGGGTGAACTATGCGTAGCGGGAGCCGGTGTCGGCCGCGGCTATCTCCGCGATCCGGCCAGGACAGCCGAAGCCTTCGTGCCGGATCCCTTCTCCGATGAATCGGGCGCGCGGCTCTATCGGAGCGGCGATCGCGTCCGGCATCGTCCGGACGGGACGATGGAGTTTCTCGGGCGACGGGATCATCAAGTCAAAATCCGTGGTGTGCGCATTGAATTGAGTGAAATCGAAGTGCGCCTGCAGGCCCATCCGGACGTTCGCGAAGCCACGGCCATCGTGCGTCAGGACCGTCCGGGACAACAACGATTAACGGCCTATGTGGCGCCTTATGACGGTGGGTCATGCGACTCCGATGTCTTGATCCGACTGCTACGCGAGCAATTGCCGGAGTCGATGGTCCCCTCTGTGATCGTGACGCTCAAGGCGTTGCCCCGCAACGACAACGGCAAGATCGACCGACAGGCCTTGCCCGAGCCGGACCATGTGGCGGCAAGGGAATGGACAGCGCCCCGCACCCCGACTGAAGCGCGGTTGGCGGCGGTCTGGGCCGAGGTGCTGGGGTTGGAACGTGTCGGTGTTCACGACAATTTCTTCGAGTTGGGCGGGGATTCGATTCTCAGTCTACAAGTGATCTCGCGTGCCAAGACGCAAGGCCTGCCGCTCCTACCGCGACATCTCTTCCAGCATCAGACGATCGCCGAACTGGCGGAGGCCGCAGGCGGAAGGACTGAAGCAGTCGATTCGAGGCCAAGGCACGAGGTACGGGCTCAGCGACCGACTGATCCAGCCCTGCTCGAAGCGGTGCGGCGATTGTATCCCACGACCGAAGATGTCTATCCGCTCACTCCCTTGCAGCAGGGACTGCTCTTTCACAGTCTGTACGAACCGCAGTCCGGCGTCTACATCGAGCAGCTGAGTTGCCTCCTCCGAGGTAATCTGGACCATGTTGCATTCCTCGATGCATGGCGGATGGTGATCGCGCGTTCGACACCGCTCCGCACCGCGTTCGTATGGCAGGAAC
It contains:
- a CDS encoding amino acid adenylation domain-containing protein: MRSTRSHALITRATAPAEPHSNEDVFPASFAQQRLWFLSQLEPDSAAYNTALAVRLRGPLNRTALAQSLDEIIQRHEILRTTFDEVDGELVQVIAEDRAIDLSVVDFSLESPTEREVSAAAAARAEAHRSFDLRTGPLMRVRLLKLGPQDHMLVLTLHHIVCDGWSSQILAREFVALYEAFDSGLPSPLPPLPIQYADYAVWQRGWLQGPVIEDRLAYWKEKLKGSLPVLDLPRDHPRPAVQSDRGARFSFSVSRVLTDRLHALSRKQGVTLFMTLAAAFQLLLMRYSGLDDFCLGTPVANRPKRETESLIGFFANTLVLRADLSGNPPFVDLLVRVQETVLGAQAHQDLPFEQLVDALRPARALSHTPLFQVMFALQTSLAKTLAITSLDVSAMELDAGGAKFDLSLDMTEDKTGLDCAFEYNQDLFDQETVARMAAHLQQLLDSIVDHPQARLSELTMLSTAERRKILIDWNDTSVPGFEDGQIVRLFEAQAARSPEAVAVTCDKETLSYRDLNDRADRIARALSIAGVGCETVVAVLGERGIDYVAMMVALWKCGGVYLPLDPGHPPPRGISILEASRASMVLTTEAWVPRAHDMIAQMPQDARPAVLTVEACLSEEPVLFRERATWPPARLAYVIYTSGSTGVPKGAMVTDLGLLNHLRSKISMLRLGPTDIIAQTASQGFDISVWQLTASLLCGARTLIVPDEVARDPEQLLHHVGTQEVTVLETVPALLEGMLDKAAAAGAEAPTLARLRWLVPTGEALPPALINRWFEQYPHVPLINAYGPAECADDVAMATITTPPDETYAHAPIGKPIANLRGYVVDSWLEPVPIGAAGELCVAGAGVGRGYLRDPARTAEAFVPDPFSDESGARLYRSGDRVRHRPDGTMEFLGRRDHQVKIRGVRIELSEIEVRLQAHPDVREATAIVRQDRPGQQRLTAYVAPYDGGSCDSDVLIRLLREQLPESMVPSVIVTLKALPRNDNGKIDRQALPEPDHVAAREWTAPRTPTEARLAAVWAEVLGLERVGVHDNFFELGGDSILSLQVISRAKTQGLPLLPRHLFQHQTIAELAEAAGGRTEAVDSRPRHEVRAQRPTDPALLEAVRRLYPTTEDVYPLTPLQQGLLFHSLYEPQSGVYIEQLSCLLRGNLDHVAFLDAWRMVIARSTPLRTAFVWQELDRPVQVVLPGEAPPIIELDWRDASESHQRERLREFLWNDRLRDFDLARPPLMRLALIRVADDARYLIWTHHHIVLDGWCLPIIMGDLFAYYAFLKGGSDPGKPQSQPYRNYVEWIASQDQTAAERYWRKILAGITSTTSLPTDRSPDGTQSDAGYGMHRLTISAARTSALQEYASRECITVNTLVQGAWALLLGRYCGEEDVLFGTTVSGRSADVPEIETMLGLFINTLPLRVTLSPDAVLRGWLRGLLQQNAELRQYEHTPLAQIQSWSQMPRGSQLFDSLLVFDNHPIDRTLDDGGAGLTAHDVYLEGQTNYPLTVNVVPGESLCFLLSYQKKRFSPERVQRIAKHLDMVLNQLVARPDTRLSAIGVLGIGERRQLVDDWNATKRSYSSTTVPKLIYEQVQGTPHAVAVRLDNQTLSYGELWRRSAAVATEVRRQGVGPDVLVGICAERSLELVIGLLGILQAGGAYVPIDPSYPADRIAYMLADAAPVVLLTQPALREQLPLFAGLCLELSAAAPEEFETAYLPPTPVRPEHLAYTIYTSGSTGRPKGAGNTHGGLLNRLQWMQEYFGLTPADRVLQKTPFSFDVSVWEFLWPLMTGAELVLALPDEHKDGLRLKERILKQKITTMHFVPPMLQAFLETPGVEACAGTLRRVVCSGEALSEAVQRQCWARLPGVELHNLYGPTEAAIDVTVWSCDPTAPADPVPIGRPIANTQIYILDHRGEPVPIGIPGEVHIGGVNVARGYHRRAAQTAERFVPDAFSAEPGRRLYRTGDLARHRPDGAIEYLGRLDHQVKIRGVRIELGEVESCLLQHPSVQEAVVVAQDRATGNKRLIGYVVPRMGHEVSDEAIRQWVGAQLPDAFVPSVVMVIETLPVTPNGKVDRKALPVPDLQPRRTRAYEEPITEFERNLAAIWAEVLGQPHVGRFDNFFELGGDSINTLQVLARAHQRGLKLTPKQLFEHPTVAAAAAVAVPIEVTSEVEIPGKDTETGGLVGIELSDEDMSNLLEELK